A stretch of DNA from Streptomyces gobiensis:
GCCGCCGGCTCGTCGTGCTGCAGACGTGCCCCGGAGCGCAGCAGGAAGGCATCGGTCACCTCCACCACACCGCTGTCCGTGTGCATCTGTGTCACCAGGACGCCGGTGTCTTTGAGATAGCTCTGGGCGCTGAGCCGCAGCCCAGCCGGGACCAGCCGGAGCTCACCACCGTGCCGCTGGTCAAGGAGCCCGCAGAACAGCGGCGGATCGTCAAAGCGGGGAACGCACATGAAACCCACTGAGCCGTCCCGCCCGATCAGAGCGCAGCCACGGCCGTCCCCGACCAGACCGTGGTCCTCGATCGGCGGGTATCCCTGGTGTGCGGTGAGGGGTCGCGGTGCAGTCATGCGCGCCGGGTACCCGATCCCCGCCGCTCTACGGCTGCCGGGTTTCCGGCCGGCGAGCCGGGCGGCCGCCACGCTGGGACCGCACCCCACCGCGTTGAGTCCTGCTGTGACGGATGATCGACCCGCTACCCGTACGGCGAGGAGTGCTCATGAGGCGGAGGTCGCGGTGGCAGAACATCCAGTGATCGGATATCTCATCTGGGCGGTTCTCTTCGCCGCCCTGTTCATCTGGGAAGGCTTCGGCCTCGCACGGGCCGGCGAGGCCTACCCCACCCTCAGTGACGCCCTGCGCGCGGTGATGCGCTATCCGGTGGCGCGATGGGTGCTGTTCGGGTTGTGGCTGTGGTTCGGCTGGCACACCTTCGTCCGTGGCTGGCACTTCCTGCTCCGGGACCCGCAGTGATGCCCCTCGCGCAGAACATCTCGACCATGCTGGTCGGCTATCTGCTGGTCATGGGAATCCTCGGCCTCGGCCTGCGCATCCTGAGCCGGTACCCGGACGAACGCGGGCGGCTGGCCCGCACCGCGGGCAGAGGCGTGAGTCGGGGCTGGGCCGGGCTGATCCGCCAGGTCGTCGGCACCGCCGTGGGCGGCTACGTGCTGTTGATGATCGTGCTGGTCGGCCACTACTTCGGCATCGCACATCTATTCGGTGTGGCGCACCTGAACGGTCGAGTGGTGGCGAGCGCGGTCACCGGTTGCGCCGTGCTCGTGGCGGTCGTGCTGCCGGTGTTCTTCATCGCGTCATGGCTGGTCGAGTGGCGGCGGCGCGGGCGGGGGCACGGTGCTGGGCGCTAGGGGGTGTCCGGTGGATCTCCGCGGCGTCGCGACGCCTGGCACGCACGCTCGCTGCGTTGTCGTCGGTCGCCAACCAACCAGGTTGGCTTCCTCCTCCGCCTTGCGATCGCACGCACCAGACGCCGCTCCTTCTTCCACGGAGATCCACCGGACACCCCCTAGCTCAGCCCGTAGTCCTGCTGTTCACGGGTGGCCGCAGTGCGCCATGGGCCCCTCCTGTACTGGGAGTTGTAACAAAGTCATTGAGTTAGTCTCTGTGTATCCGCCGCTGTGTGGTTCAGTGGACGGGCGAGCAGGGGAGGGGCCGATGGCCGTGCAGGACAAGAGAGCGAGACCGGACGCGTCGCTGTTCGACCGTGCGCTGGCACCGGCTCCGCCCGAGGACGCGCTGCGGGAGAAGATCCTGGACGCCGCCCGTGAGCAGTTCATGACCTTCGGACTACGCCGCTCGACCGTCGACGATGTGGCCAAGCGGGCCCGGGTGTCCCGGGTGACCGTGTACCGGCGGATCGGCAACAAGGACCAGCTGGTGCAGGAGTGCCTGCTGCGCGAGTACCGCCGCTTTGTGACCGAGGTCGACGAGGCCGTGAGCGCACTGCCGACCATGGAGGAGCGGATGGTGGAGGGCTTTGTGGTTCTCCTGCGGCATATCCGCGACCATCCGCTCATTGGCGGTCTGATGCGGCTGGAGCCAGAGCTGATGCTCCCGTATCTGACCGTTGACAGCGGACCGTCGTTTCTGGCGATGCGCGAGTATCTTGCCGCACGGTTGCGGCACGCCCAGCGGACCGAGGGCAGACCGGACCGTGACCCGACGCCGGTAGCTGAGCTGATGGTGCGGATCACGGTGTCTTTTCTGCTGAACCCGGTCAGCTGCTTCGAGCTGGACGACGACGACCAGTCAAGAACCTTCGTCCGCCGCTACCTGGTCCCCCTACTGGACAGCTGACCCCGCCCACCAGCGCGGGCTTACCGGCCCGCCCCGTTGCTGGGTGCGGCCCCCGCAATCACCCCGCTGCGGGGGTGCCATGGGTGGGTGTCCCCGATTCCCACCCCTTCCCGGAACCGGGGCTCCGCCCCGGGCCCCGGTTGTGTTTCGGATGCGGGTCGTGTTGTGGCCACCCTCCCCCAGCTAACTCCCCCAGACTCCGTCTGGGAGGTGCCCCCAGGAGGTGCCCCCACGCCCCAGCGGAACGACTGCCCACAAACACGGTGGGGGTCTGGGGGCGGCAGCCCCCAGTTACGGGAAGGGGCGGGATAGGGGAAACCCTAGAAGCGGGCGTGCAGGCGGCGGGCCAGCTCGATGGCCCGCGCAGCCCGCTCCCGGGGCGTGGCGAACGACGTGAGATCGGCATACGGGCTGAAGCGGCGCACCGTGATCGCACGGGGCGCCGCGAACGACCGCAGCCCCTCGGCACCGTGGATCCGGCCGTACCCCGACTCACCCGAGCCACCGAAGGGCAGGGACGGCACGGCGGCGAAGCCGAGGACGGAGTTCACCGACACCGCACCGGAGCGCAGCCGCTGGGCGGCCGCCAGACCGGTGCGCCCGGAACCGGTGAAGACCGCCGCCCCCAGCGCGTACGAGGAAGCGTTGGCGCGGTCGACCGCCTCGTCCAGATCGCGCACCGAATTCACCGCCACCACCGGTCCAAAGGTCTCCTCCCGCATGGCGGGGGAGTCCTCGGGGACATCCACCAGCACGATGGGGTGCACATACGGGGCGCGTACCGACTCCGGTCCGCCCAGCGAGGCGTGGGCGCCCGCCGAGACCGCCTCCTTGAGGTGGTACTCGACCGTGCCCGGCTGGGAGGGGAGGGTGAGCGGCCCGTAGTCCGCCTCCCCGTCCGCACCGGTGCGCAGCGACCGGGCCCGCTGGACGATCCGCTCGCACAGCTCCTGGTGCACCGACTCGACGGCGTAGACCCGTTCAACACCCACACAGGTCTGTCCGGCGTTGGCCATCGCGCCCCAGACGATCGCCTCCGCCGCCTCCTCCAGGTCGGCGTCCGCCGCCACCAGGACGGCATCCTTGCCGCCGCCCTCGGCCAGCATCGGGGTCAGCGTCTCGGCGCAGACCGCGGCGACCTTACGGGCGGTGGCGGGCGAGCCGGTGAAGGCGACCTTGTCCGCCCCGGACCGGGCCAGTGCCGACCCGGTGGGGCCCAGCCCGGTCACCGTACGCAGCAGCTCCGCGTGCTCGGGTACCGCCTCGGCGAAGATCCGGGCCAGCAGCAGCCCGGTGCCGGGGGTGAGCTCGGAGGGCTTGAAGACCACACCGTTGCCCGCGGCCAGCGCGTAACCGATCGAGCCCATCGGCGTGAACACCGGATAGTTCCACGGCCCGATCACGCCGATCACCCCCAGCGGGCGGTAGGCGAGCAGCGAGCGCTGGTGGACCGCGAGCAGGCCGGAGGGCACGCGCCTGCGGCCCAGCACCCGACGGGCGTTGCGCGCGGCCCAGTCCAGATGCACTACGGCCAGCAGCACTTCAGCCCGTGCGTCGGGCAGGGGCTTGCCGGTCTCGTCGGCGATCATCCCGGCCACCTCATCGGTCCGCCGGGCCAGGGCGCGCTTCCAGGCCAGCAGCGCGGCACGCCGCCCGGACCAGCCCTTCGCCGCCCAGCCGGCGGTGGCGGTGCGGGCCTGGTCAACGGCCGCCTGGACCTCCCGGGCCCCGAACGCCCGGTATTCGCCGAGCTGTTCACCGGTACCGGGCGAGAAGCTGGCGAAGGTCTCTGCGGGTTCTGCGGGTTCTGCGGGTTCGGCCGGTTCTGCTGCTTCTGCGGTCATGCGGGCTCCTCGCAGGGAAGTGGCTTCAGCGGACGGTTGTGGGCCCAGGCCGGACCGAGGTCGTCCAGGGTGTAGCCGAAGGGGTACGACCTGGCCTTGACCGGCGACGGGCACCACTTCGGGCGGGCCGGTCCGAGTCGTACCAGGGTGGAACGGGTACGGATGGTGCCCTCGGCCAGCTTCCGTACCCACTCTGGCTGGAGCGGGAAACCGAGGGCGCGCAGCAGGGGCTCATCCAGCAGGGCGAGCGAGAGCCGGGCGGCCAGCGGGCGCAGCGGCGCCGGATACCAGCTGGCCATGGTCCGGAAGGTCGCGGTGGCCACCCGGCGGTTGGCCGGATCGTAGGCGAACATCTCCGCCTCGTAGTCATCGAGCAGCTTCTCGAATCCGGCGTAGTCGCGCGGCGCGCCCTCGATGCCCATCATCTCGGCCAGCCGATGGCCGACCAGGGCGAGCGTACGCACCTCGTTGGTGCACAGCGGGCGCCAGCCGAACCGGTCGATCCACCGTTTGGGGCCGACGACCGTGGTGGCGAGAACATATAGATAGTCCTCGTTGGGAATCTGGTACTTCCCGTGAATCCGGTTGAGATGGCGGGCGGCGGCCTTGGCGCGCTCGGAGTGGAAGCCCTCGGCGGCCATCTCATGACCGATCAGCACGGTGTCGTCGTAGCGCTTCTGCCCCGCCTTCTCAAATTCCTGGGTGCGGTCCAGAAGCCGGGAGATCCGGGGCACGCCATAGTCGCGCAGAAAGGCGATGCTCACTCCCTGGGCGTAGTCCCAGGGGAATTCATAGCGGGTGATCCACTGGAAGATCTGGTCGAGGTCGCGCTCCGGATCCATCTGGCGGATCTTCCTCAGGCGGCTGTAGCGGCCCATACGGCTCTGCTCTCCTCT
This window harbors:
- a CDS encoding DUF6186 family protein; the encoded protein is MAEHPVIGYLIWAVLFAALFIWEGFGLARAGEAYPTLSDALRAVMRYPVARWVLFGLWLWFGWHTFVRGWHFLLRDPQ
- a CDS encoding TetR/AcrR family transcriptional regulator yields the protein MAVQDKRARPDASLFDRALAPAPPEDALREKILDAAREQFMTFGLRRSTVDDVAKRARVSRVTVYRRIGNKDQLVQECLLREYRRFVTEVDEAVSALPTMEERMVEGFVVLLRHIRDHPLIGGLMRLEPELMLPYLTVDSGPSFLAMREYLAARLRHAQRTEGRPDRDPTPVAELMVRITVSFLLNPVSCFELDDDDQSRTFVRRYLVPLLDS
- a CDS encoding oxygenase MpaB family protein; the protein is MGRYSRLRKIRQMDPERDLDQIFQWITRYEFPWDYAQGVSIAFLRDYGVPRISRLLDRTQEFEKAGQKRYDDTVLIGHEMAAEGFHSERAKAAARHLNRIHGKYQIPNEDYLYVLATTVVGPKRWIDRFGWRPLCTNEVRTLALVGHRLAEMMGIEGAPRDYAGFEKLLDDYEAEMFAYDPANRRVATATFRTMASWYPAPLRPLAARLSLALLDEPLLRALGFPLQPEWVRKLAEGTIRTRSTLVRLGPARPKWCPSPVKARSYPFGYTLDDLGPAWAHNRPLKPLPCEEPA
- a CDS encoding aldehyde dehydrogenase family protein; translated protein: MTAEAAEPAEPAEPAEPAETFASFSPGTGEQLGEYRAFGAREVQAAVDQARTATAGWAAKGWSGRRAALLAWKRALARRTDEVAGMIADETGKPLPDARAEVLLAVVHLDWAARNARRVLGRRRVPSGLLAVHQRSLLAYRPLGVIGVIGPWNYPVFTPMGSIGYALAAGNGVVFKPSELTPGTGLLLARIFAEAVPEHAELLRTVTGLGPTGSALARSGADKVAFTGSPATARKVAAVCAETLTPMLAEGGGKDAVLVAADADLEEAAEAIVWGAMANAGQTCVGVERVYAVESVHQELCERIVQRARSLRTGADGEADYGPLTLPSQPGTVEYHLKEAVSAGAHASLGGPESVRAPYVHPIVLVDVPEDSPAMREETFGPVVAVNSVRDLDEAVDRANASSYALGAAVFTGSGRTGLAAAQRLRSGAVSVNSVLGFAAVPSLPFGGSGESGYGRIHGAEGLRSFAAPRAITVRRFSPYADLTSFATPRERAARAIELARRLHARF
- a CDS encoding DUF6256 family protein — its product is MPLAQNISTMLVGYLLVMGILGLGLRILSRYPDERGRLARTAGRGVSRGWAGLIRQVVGTAVGGYVLLMIVLVGHYFGIAHLFGVAHLNGRVVASAVTGCAVLVAVVLPVFFIASWLVEWRRRGRGHGAGR